In Haematobia irritans isolate KBUSLIRL chromosome 1, ASM5000362v1, whole genome shotgun sequence, a genomic segment contains:
- the LOC142222915 gene encoding lysoplasmalogenase TMEM86A isoform X2: MTDLIHLCKSQSLKLAPFLNFVVLYFALVRNPHGELYTTILKCAPIVSLMFFVVMKGFGFTKEYRYSQLILIGLIFSCGGDILLNIDMFPHGMGSFGVAQIFYISAFGFKPLKWKLAIPFYALGAIAVGLVFKRLEGVLIVGLPVYGCLLLTMCWRSLARAVDQKTPIYIFCAIGSILFVLSDSMIALDMFLLKIPHARLWIMITYYIAQFAIALSTATELSKKKNGKSSPKSIKSRNNSARRRVKSKD; encoded by the exons ATGACGGATttaattcatctt TGCAAAAGTCAAAGCCTTAAATTGGCTCCCTTCTTGAATTTTGTGGTGCTCTATTTTGCATTGGTCCGAAATCCTCATGGCGAACTCTATACAACGATATTGAAATGTGCTCCCATTGTGAGCTTAATGTTCTTTGTGGTGATGAAAGGATTTGGATTCACCAAAGA ATACAGATATTCCCAACTCATACTGATTGGTTTAATATTCTCTTGTGGTGGAGATATTTTACTCAATATTGATATGTTCCCACATGGCATGGGATCATTTGGTGTGGCACAAATATTTTACATATCAGCATTTGGTTTTAAGCCATTGAAATGGAAACTTGCTATACCTTTTTATGCACTTGGAGCTATAG CTGTTGGCTTGGTTTTCAAGAGGTTGGAAGGGGTTTTAATAGTTGGACTTCCTGTTTATGGCTGCTTACTCTTAACTATGTGCTGGCGTTCCCTGGCCCGTGCTGTTGACCAAAAAACTCCAATTTATATTTTCTGTGCCATTGGTAGCATTTTGTTCGTTTTATCTGATAGCATGATTGCCCTTGATATGTTCCTACTTAAAATACCCCATGCTAGG tTATGGATTATGATCACCTATTATATTGCCCAATTTGCTATTGCATTAAGTACGGCCACCGAATTAAGCAAAAAGAAAAATGGCAAATCATCTCCGAAATCGATAAAGAGTCGCAATAACAGTGCCCGTCGTCGTGTCAAATCAAAAGACTGA
- the LOC142222915 gene encoding lysoplasmalogenase TMEM86A isoform X1 codes for MTDLIHLVSPYSPPHAECKSQSLKLAPFLNFVVLYFALVRNPHGELYTTILKCAPIVSLMFFVVMKGFGFTKEYRYSQLILIGLIFSCGGDILLNIDMFPHGMGSFGVAQIFYISAFGFKPLKWKLAIPFYALGAIAVGLVFKRLEGVLIVGLPVYGCLLLTMCWRSLARAVDQKTPIYIFCAIGSILFVLSDSMIALDMFLLKIPHARLWIMITYYIAQFAIALSTATELSKKKNGKSSPKSIKSRNNSARRRVKSKD; via the exons ATGACGGATttaattcatcttgtaagtcctTACAGTCCGCCACATGCAGAG TGCAAAAGTCAAAGCCTTAAATTGGCTCCCTTCTTGAATTTTGTGGTGCTCTATTTTGCATTGGTCCGAAATCCTCATGGCGAACTCTATACAACGATATTGAAATGTGCTCCCATTGTGAGCTTAATGTTCTTTGTGGTGATGAAAGGATTTGGATTCACCAAAGA ATACAGATATTCCCAACTCATACTGATTGGTTTAATATTCTCTTGTGGTGGAGATATTTTACTCAATATTGATATGTTCCCACATGGCATGGGATCATTTGGTGTGGCACAAATATTTTACATATCAGCATTTGGTTTTAAGCCATTGAAATGGAAACTTGCTATACCTTTTTATGCACTTGGAGCTATAG CTGTTGGCTTGGTTTTCAAGAGGTTGGAAGGGGTTTTAATAGTTGGACTTCCTGTTTATGGCTGCTTACTCTTAACTATGTGCTGGCGTTCCCTGGCCCGTGCTGTTGACCAAAAAACTCCAATTTATATTTTCTGTGCCATTGGTAGCATTTTGTTCGTTTTATCTGATAGCATGATTGCCCTTGATATGTTCCTACTTAAAATACCCCATGCTAGG tTATGGATTATGATCACCTATTATATTGCCCAATTTGCTATTGCATTAAGTACGGCCACCGAATTAAGCAAAAAGAAAAATGGCAAATCATCTCCGAAATCGATAAAGAGTCGCAATAACAGTGCCCGTCGTCGTGTCAAATCAAAAGACTGA